GGCTTACTGCCCATGCCTACTATATTATGATTGCCTCCCTTACCCTTACCCACTTGCTAAAGAAACAATAATCTAGGGACAATTTTGTACAACATGATGTAATTGGTGTATCGGTAGTTGATTCATATGAAAATGATGTTGCATAGTCACAATTTACCACCTAAaacaaattgtgaaattgaTTGTGAAAAAAGTTTACAtccttaattaaaaataataatagttgtaTGGTTGaaattattctttctttctttgcttctttttttttttttttttttaatttttaaatttttttttttataagtaataaagtagGAGTAAATGTTGTGTAGTAATGGAGCGTTGCTCCCTCCGCTCACACGAGGAGCGGCCATGTGAAAAGAGTGACAATACTGCCAAATTATCCAATAAATTCCCACAAAGAATAATTTAGTGCATGCCACAACCGCGTAAGCTGTAAGCGAATCACTTTCTAAGTCTATGGTTGTCAATTCATGATCATGTGGCTTAAACATATAAGAAGGAAGATCTTAGGTGTTAAACATTgatttgttttcacttttcagtttGTGCCACTGAAATTCATGAGGCTTTTTAACCCTTTTAAGGGTACAAAGCTCTGATTCATATTATGCTTCTTTTTGACACTTCCACAGGCCTCGCCTACGCATCATTCCAAGTTGCAACTcctaaatttcaataataaaaaaatgtagaacTATTGcaaattctattataaaaaaattataaattaatgtgtTAAGAATATGAGTTGTGTtaacttaaataatataatataaataattgttcgaatgattttttttgtgattaatgaCACATTAGCTTGtaatgattattttataaaaattaatttgtagtATCCTTAACATCACTCAATTctaactaaatttaaaaaacattacaaattttactatatagcCTTTACAAATGTACttcaaacatttatttaatATGACACATTTTTGAAatgattttgtgttttaaaaaaaaaaaaattatttttatgattaggTCACTAGATTGATGGTGTGGCATAATTTTAGCCTTTtagtataaataaaaagtaaatatttaaAGAACTCTACATGGTAGAGTAACCTAGAAATTATAGAGGATTTTGGTTCTACCACAAAATTTGTTTCATAGAGCTTACAAACTATTGTGCCAATAATCACCAAAAAACAGtttaaacattcatttatttagTGGTTAGGATTCAGGAATCACGTTCATTGCCACTTCAGTTTGCAAgctttatataataaaatttgtagcaaTTTTAGAAATCTCCcttttgaaatttattaatcacatttattgacatatcattttgtaaatattatataagaaaatttgtaaattttttagcattttttttaacaataagtcaaaattatataagttttcatgtacaataaatttcataatttttaaaaattattgaagaagtaggttgtgatttatttatttttttttttttgagaaaaaaagtaggttgtgattgatatataataaaataaatgttagtACCAATGATCCTATAGTAAAAGTAATAATATcacttcaaaatttcaaatgttgtaaaaagagttgtaaatttttttgtgttcgTTGTGTTGTTAAAATTCGAATATCCATTTGTCCCACACCAAATATGcttctttttacattttctttttccaggGGAATgagtaaaaataaatgaaaaattaaagaaaaaaagggaaaaagttaTATTAAAAAGGGATAAAAGTTCCTTCATGTTTATaaggaaaagaatgaaaattgcTGCGTCGTATTTGGGAGTATTATTATAGTTTTAGACAAGTTGAAATTTTAAAGCTATGCATACTATTAATCTATGAAATTGTACTTTGtcctgcattatttctatcttGATGTGCTCAAGGGAAGAAGTTTTTAGAAGGTAGAAAAGttccttctctccttttttgtttttgtttttgttttttgtttgtcttttattctCTCTTGGGACAtcataatatatgattttttttaataaaaagtttatgATCATAATTTTAATAGCTTTTAACTTATTCTATGGTCTATACCTAAAGGTcaatatcttctttttatttattaattttatttaaatttatatgaaatataGCAATTTtcgaatttatttatttttcatttataagaTATTATTtcgaaattatttatttttcatttataagataatattaaaatgatgtCCCTttaaacgttttttttttttggtaaaccaaGGATATATCATAGATTAAACATGAGCATCAACAACACTAGAACAGAGTCTAGGACGTTGAACGCCCCTCAAGCCATCATACAAAAGCTTAGCGATAGCAGGGGGTGGGGGGGCGTGGGAACAAAAACTAAGGACATATCTGAGGAAACGATCCCATTTTTGCCAAAGCATCAGCACAAAAATTTGCTTCCCTGGAATAGTGAGATAATTTAGCTTGAGACAACCGCAGCAACAATTCCTTGCAATCATCAACAAGACCAGACAAGTCTCCATAAGAGTTGACATTGCAAGCAACTAAGGAAATTGCTGCGGAAGCATCAAGTTCTATTTCCACAGCATGACAGTCCCTTTCAACGCACAGACTCAGCCCTTCCCTCAAGGCCAACAGCTCCGCGGCAATGCTTGAGTTTGCACAGGTGGACTTAACAAAACTCACAATCCAATGGCCCTTACTGTCTCTAAGAAGACCACCACACCCCGCGAGCCCACTGGAATTGCAAACCGAGCCATCAGTGTTCAATTTTAGCTAGCCCTCAGCTGGTTTCAACCATTGGACCTGTTTCACTAGTTTATTATTCCCCGAGCTTGGATCCACAACATAATACATAAATTCTCTCGTCATCATTTCCACAACCTTCACCAAACTTGGATTTGAGGGCTTCTGTTTGAAAGCCCTACTATTTCGTTGGAGCCACAAATTCCATACCCCAAATAAGAAGAAACTACACCAGTCATAATCTTTGCTAGGTGATTTTATGGATCCAAAAGCATTCTTTTTAATCCATGACACAAGATCTTCCGAAAAGGATTGTCTGAGGTTAAAAGGGCAGGCCGAACCCTCCCAGAAAGCTTTAGCTATTGGGCAATCCCTTAGAACATGGACAATGCTCTCCTCAGGATCATGGCAACTTTCACAGCCCCCCAGTCCAGCAATACCTCTGTGAGCGAGGATGGATTTAATAGGTAAGCTCAGGTGTAAACATTTCCAAAGGAAGTATTGAATCTTGGGCAAGGTTGGAAGTTTCCATATCCATTTACCATGGAAGTCCGGGGCCTTTAGATTTTCGTCAATTGGCAATAAGTATGCGTTTTTTGGGTCAAACTCCCCATTTAAGTTTGAAATCCAGCTCCTATGGTCTTCCTTTGCAGCAAATCTACTAAGGGGGTGGCCATTACTGCCTTAATGATGGGGTTGggaaaaacaaaggaaaagttTGCAAGATCCCATCCATTGCACGTGATCACATCCTCAATACAAACCTCACTTTCACCGCGGTTCAAAGGCCCTTCAATGAGGGATCCCATAGTGCCAATATTCAGCCACTTATCATTCCAGAAGCTTAGCGGGCTGTTGCACCCCACAATCCAGTTGGAGCCCTTCAAACAGATATCTCTTCCTTTACTAACAGCATTCCAAGTTCTAGTATGAGCCTTATTGATTGTTGCAGACCTtgacttgtattttttcctCAGCACACATCAACCCAGCCACCAATTTTGGAATTCTCCATTCGCTAACATAGCTTGGCCGCTAGAGATAAATTTCTCCCTCTAGCTTCCTAAATTCCCAATCCCTCACGACGCTTCGGTTTAGTGATTTTTTCCCAGTAGACCatatgcatttttttcttttcttccattgAACGCCACACAAAATTACGATTGACCTTGTCAAGATTATTAAGGATTCAGGTAGGGAGGATGCACCCCTGCATCACATAAGCAGGGATGGTTGAAAGAACAGATTGGGCAATCACTACCCTTCCTGCCATTGATAATAGGCTAGCTTTCCAGCCTTGTAGCTTGTTTTGCACCCTTTCcaccacaaaattaaaatcttgaGATGATGAGCCCGGATGCTTTATCGGGAAGCCCAAGTACTTGCCAAGATTTGGGGTCGAGTGAATGCCAAGCACCTCACTCAACTCCTTCCTCGTTTCTAGACTAGTGTTAGGAGAGAAATAGACTTTAGACTTATTCAAACTAACTTTCTGACCCGATAATTCACAGAAGGTATCCAAAGTCTCTCTTACACTAATGCAATTCTTCAAATCAGCTTTTACAAACAGAATAAGGTCATCGGCGCAGAAGAGATGGGAAAAGGCAAGCCCACCCCTTGAAGCACAAACCGGATCCCATAACTTCTCCCCACATCTCCAACATGAGGAACGCAAGCACTTCCATACACATGATGAACAAGTAGGGGGAGAGGGGGTCTCATTGTCTAATACCCCTTGAAGGCTAAAAAGGCTCAAGTTGCCCACCATTGAGAAGAATAGAGATTGAGGAGCTTGACACACAGCTCAAGATAAGTTTAATAAGAGTAGGGGGCAGCTTATACAGCTCAAGAACATCCCTAATAAAGTGCCACTCAAGTCTATCATAAGTTTTCTCCAAGTCGATTTTAATGGCCATAAACCCTGTCTTCCCCTTTTTGAGGGTCATTGTATGGATGAGCTCTTGGGGGATGAGCTCTTGGGCGATGATCATATTGTCCAACCCTAACCTTCCCAGAACAAAGGCGGTTTGGAGGGACGAAATAAGTTTGGGCAACAAAGGTCGAAATCTCTTGACTATAATCTTAGTGACCACTTTGTACACTGTGTTACAAAGGCTTATCGGTCTAAAAGAAGCCAGACAGTCTGCCCTTGGATGCTTAGGGATGAGAGTAATAAGGGTCTCATTTAGATAGGGGGGGATGGTGGAATTTTGGAACACCTTGAGCACTTCATTCACCATTGAGTTACCTACTTGCTGCCAGTATGCTTGGAAAAACCTCGCATGAATCCCATCAGGCCCTGGGGCTTTAAGGGGCTTAAGGCTCCACAACCCCTCCTTCACTTCCAATCTGGTCACGTTATCACATAAGGTACTCACATCTTTAGTTCTGAGAAAGCTAGGCCAACTGCTCAAATTCCACCCCATCCTTGGGACACTAGAAACACTGGAAGAAAAGAGCTTGATAAATTTGCTTCTAATCAGATTAGCAACTTCATTATCGCCCTAAATCCAGTTTCCTAGGCTATCTTTAAGGCAAACAATTCTATTCCTTCTTCTCTGTATCAAGGCCGAAGTATGGAAGAATCTTGTGTTCCTGTCTCCTTGTATGAGCCAGTTATACCTGGATTTTACAGACCAGAATTCCTCCTCATATTGAAGTACTTCAAAATACTCCTGTCTAAGTTGGCATTCCAGATTTAGGAGATATTCATTTTGCCTATCAGCAATACTTGTTTGGATTCCTCTAAGTCTAGCCTCGATTCTCTTCTTCCTATGAAAGATGTCTCCAAAAACTTCTCTGTTCCAAATCTTAACATTAGCTATGAACTTCTCAACATTTAGCTTAAGGGGATCATTTTCAATCCACGAGTTTGTTACAACACATGGAAAGAGAGGGTGTGACATCCACATGGGCTGGAAATGAAAGGGCCTACTCAAGTTAGAAGGCCCGTGATCCTCCAACTTAAGCAAAACAGGGCAGTGGTCCGAGTGAGTGCGGGCGAAATGGTGTATTGCTGCTTCCAGATACATACCTCTCCACTTAGAGTTAGTAAATCCCCTGTCCAACCTCTCCTGAATAAAATGACCCACCTCCCTTTTGTTATCCCATGTGAAACGAGGCCCTTGAAAGCCCAGGTCCACCATATCACAAGAATCCAAGCAATCCTTAAACATTTGAACCCGTCTAGAATTTAGAGGATTCCCTCCCAACTTGTCACTACTGGATAACAGCTCATTGAAATCACCTAACATAAGCTAGGGTAATTCATGCATGGGGGCAATAGTAGCTAAATTGTTCCACAACAATTTCCTTTCTTCTAGTCTAAGGCTAGCATAAATAAATGACAGTAACCAGGAAGAATTAAAAGCATGTACCTTGACAACACGTGAATTTCCTGTTCTGTTTTTGCTAATTGTGTAATCTCAACAACATCGGACTTCCACAGCACCCAAATACCACCCGAGTATCCAATGCTGTCAGCGTGTATGGCCCCATCAAAAGGAAGCCTATCCATGATATCCTTTTCCCTCTCTTCACCAACACATGTTTCTGTAACAATCACAATTGAGGGAGAGTGGGTATCAATCAAATTCTTCAGAGCAACATGAAAACAGGGGTTTAAAGCCCCCCTACAATTCCACAGAATAATATTCATTGGGACAGATTGGGGGAAAGCTAGAGCTCCTTCATGCAGATTCTGAGCATCCATCTTGCTCAGAAATCTCCATCCCAACTCCTTAAGAGACCTTCTGGAGGATTCCACTCCCGGTGCAATGAGCACCATATGCTCTAGGACTCCCAACTATGTCTCCCTTGATGTGATCAGTAAGTTGAACCCCACCAAGGTTGCTTCGACTTGAATAAGATCCTTGGAAATTCCGTTTCCGCAACACCTCATTGCCCCTATCTTGGATATCCAAGTTTTCCTTACCACGTCCTCCTCCTCCTGTTCCAATTCTTTCAAGCGTAGATCCAGAGATTTTGGCGATAGCGCTCTCCACCCGAACACCTGTGCTTCCTCCTTTGTCGGAATTTCTGATGGAAATATCCACCAGGGGTGAGCCTAGTCCATCCACGCCGGGTCTAAGAGTGGAAGCCACCCCATCTTTTTGCTTTCTGGCATTAAAGGAAAGATGTGTTGCCATGCTTTCATCTCGTCCAGATCGAACCATCCCCAAATCATGGTGGGACTTGCTTTTATCTGAGCCAGCATACTTGGAGACAGCACCATGATCCttcctttttgaaaaattgcCCATTCTTGCTTGATCAAGCCGTCTTGATCTGCCATTTCCCTTAACACCACTCATCGAGACCTGTGATGTGGACAAGCCCAAAGCACTCCTACCGTCAGCGCCAGGCACAACAACTTGACTGGGTGAGCTCACGGTTTTGGGGAAAACCTCagcaccaaaagaaaaaatagagggGCTGGCAGATTGAGAGGGTGCATCGTGATTAGACTGATGCTTTTTCCTATCTTTAGCTGAGAGAGAACTGGACGAAACCCTCTGTCCTACCTCTTTAGCCCCATCCACAGGCCTAGTCCTTACACTATAGGGTGGCCTATCATGTGCCATGTGGACCTTTTTTGTTGAATCCTCAGACTTACGAAAATACCCTTTGCCTGGGCCCACGCCCACTCCATGGATTGGATTTCGAGACCCCCCAGCCTTTGCTCTTGCTTTTTTCCTCCTAACAAGCAACTAGGGGTCATACGTCTCCTTCCCATCACCTATCAAATCATCCATCACCTTTCTCGCCTCTCGGGTATCGTCCCAAGCCTCTTCGAAACTATCAGCACTTTTAGTAGCAGATCTAGCACCCCCAGGCACCGTCGGTGCTTGTTCCTTTTCCGTGATAGTGTATGGACACCCTTCACGTCGGTGCCCCACTCGGCCACAGGAAAAACACAAGGTGTTAATGCCTTCATAAAGCACTTCTTGTACAACCCCTTCAAGAGAGAGTAAGTATAGCATATGTTAAAGGTGTAAATGAAGAGAGCGTACCTTATACatttatatattacatttttcttctcatagtACGTGCGTCCTACATAATTACAAGACCATACACTGGAAGAGGGATAATGTGTCATAACATTTAATAAATGTTAACGGAAGAAATACCAcccattttataataataaattctttttaCACTTTATACTATGAAGTAATACTAGTAAAGAATAATTAACACTAATAAAATTCAGTTGAAAACAACATTGCAACTGTATATTTTAGAAACTGGTGAATTGAAAGAAATATTGATACACACATTAAAAATCTAATCATCACTCAGGGGATGCCTAAAATGATTGACACACATTAAAAATCTAATCATCACACAGGGGATGTCTAAAATGATTACAGCATCATAATTCTAAATTCTTCAAAACTAAGCACACCATCTCCATTCAAATCAAACTGATTGATCATCACTCTGCACTCTTCAATCGACTTTGAGTCACCCAATCTGCTGAGCATTCTTTTCAAACTCTTGGGTGTAATAAAGCCACAACCTTCCATATCATACATTGCAAAAGCCTCTCTCAAATCCTTTatcttctcttcctcttctcctccttccatTAGCCCAATAAAATCTTCTAAACCCAAGAAACCATCTCCATCAGAATCCAATGCCTCCATTGCGACCTCAATCTCTTTTGAAAATAGGTCTCCACCCATAAGACTCAAGCCATGTCTCAAGTCGGAGGCTGATACTTTCCCATCACCATCTTCATCAAAGTAATGGAAAACTTGCTCAAGGTCTTCAGATTTCCTCATGATAAAATTGTTGTGAGAAATGGAATCAAGTTCTAGCAAGCTTGTTTGCTAACTTGAATTGCACTACAACATTGTTGTTACACATACTTATATACACTTTTGAGGCTGAACCATCTATGATCATGGGAAGAACTTGCTGTGAGTTTTCGAAACATGTGAGGAAAtattcaaaatgaagaaaaaatcaaaaggagGAATCCAAAGGCTATTAGGTCATGTATTGCTATCATGAGAATAGTGTCCAAGGAATAGACGAGGAAACAAAGCCAAAATCAAGTATTTGCCGGTCAACAAGGCAAAgacttgaattttttatatactatcaTATGAAACACAACTTGGTCTACTGAAACATGATTTGTTACattacctttcttttttattttttggtgtgtCTTTCATTCTTACTCATTCTTTATGGTCAATGAATGAGTCTTTGGATATGAGCAATTATTTTCTCTTTGCTACTGACCAATTCTTTCTAGTCAATGAATGAGTCTTCTGAGCAATTATTTTATCTATGCTCTTGACCATTGACCAATACCACGCATTCTATATATTGAGCTCTTAACTTGTCTCATATTCAAGAAAAAGTCCGCCCTGTAttgtttttatcctttttttttttttaatgaatatattttatcacttaaattatatattacaaatttaaaagtatatCTATTTCACATCATTTAACATGGAGAATCATATTTCCTATGTATAATCATCTGGGTAAAGAGGCCAAACTTGTTGGAATTTCTTTCCTTCTTAATACCCTCACTAATAGTGTATTGATATATTCATGACAACTCAATATAATTTGAGGCTTAAAATGACAATTTTAAATGTGGTCTTTTTcacatttaattagtaattttgtatttcaatgtagttaaaatatttaaaagtttaTCGTTtcttaaaatgcaaaattactaatcaatttttttgtatttaaatttagttaatgtttcatttttaatgattatatggctaattaaaaatatttaaagtaagatttcattatttttaatgttgaaacttgaaaaagattacttttgaaaaaacaaatataaaaaatattgttagtaaagcaatctaagaattaaaaaagaatagtattttttttcaatataatcAAGTATCgttatattaaatatttgaatatcattacaataattttcattgttaactttctattgtattatttttatattttattatattataaatcttttttattaatttttttttactcatatgtggctttttattaataaattctaatttatCAAACATGCTGTTGCAGCTTCCTTAAAATAGAATCACTTAATAAGTTTAAGGATTTAGCTTACTtctaatacttttttaactgaaatctccttttattttaatgagaaactaccacatcatccactaactaaataaaaggtaGGGTCCTAGGGATTAAAATTCACTACCACTTtgccattgtatatttaaaacaaatggACATGTTTAGTTAAAAAGTATTGAAGGTAAGCCAAACCATAACTTCAATATACTAGGATAAAGACAAATTTAACATAGAACTTGTTGAATTAATAACAATCAAAACAAGGTcaattttacatattaaaaaattttagcatattAAATGAGATGagaatttattattctttttattaaaaaaaagagagtgttAATTTACATTAAGTAAGGTGATacatggttaaaaaaaaaaaaaaatctaatttcaatttgagagagagagaaacccaaTTTGGGCTGGGCCTTTATCCGAGACAATTAATTTGTAAGAGATAGGTCTTTGGACTAATAgttaagaaatagaaaaaaggctcaggtaaagaaaataaactttaGGACTGAGACAGATTGTAGACAAGGAGTATCTTTTCGTTTATTACACTTTCCTCAAAATAAGGAGAGTTCCTATTAACTGACAAGTACAAGTTAAGGCTTTCTTGAGTGTTTACAATGGCcttactttttctctttcttcttcttttttttttttttttttgaaaaacccatCTCACAACATGTGGGATCTTTTCCTATTTATAGTTTTGGTGCCTCCATATCAGCCGTCCACCTATAGAATATATGATTCTTCAGGCAAGATACTTGTTTCATCCTTCCCCTCTTCTCCTTTTGAGGTTGTGATACTATTGGGACACACTGT
The Quercus lobata isolate SW786 chromosome 10, ValleyOak3.0 Primary Assembly, whole genome shotgun sequence DNA segment above includes these coding regions:
- the LOC115965694 gene encoding calcium-binding protein CML37-like, which codes for MRKSEDLEQVFHYFDEDGDGKVSASDLRHGLSLMGGDLFSKEIEVAMEALDSDGDGFLGLEDFIGLMEGGEEEEKIKDLREAFAMYDMEGCGFITPKSLKRMLSRLGDSKSIEECRVMINQFDLNGDGVLSFEEFRIMML
- the LOC115964217 gene encoding uncharacterized protein LOC115964217, which codes for MDAQNLHEGALAFPQSVPMNIILWNCRGALNPCFHVALKNLIDTHSPSIVIVTETCVGEEREKDIMDRLPFDGAIHADSIGYSGGIWVLWKSDVVEITQLAKTEQEIHVLSSSDKLGGNPLNSRRVQMFKDCLDSCDMVDLGFQGPRFTWDNKREVGHFIQERLDRGFTNSKWRGMYLEAAIHHFARTHSDHCPVLLKLEDHGPSNLSRPFHFQPMWMSHPLFPCVVTNSWIENDPLKLNVEKFIANVKIWNREVFGDIFHRKKRIEARLRGIQTSIADRQNEYLLNLECQLRQEYFEVLQYEEEFWSVKSRLEVKEGLWSLKPLKAPGPDGIHARFFQAYWQQVGNSMVNEVLKVFQNSTIPPYLNETLITLIPKHPRADCLASFRPISLCNTVYKVVTKIIVKRFRPLLPKLISSLQTAFVLGRLGLDNMIIAQELIPQELIHTMTLKKGKTGFMAIKIDLEKTYDRLEWHFIRDVLELLQGVLDNETPSPPTCSSCVWKCLRSSCWRCGEKLWDPVCASRGGLAFSHLFCADDLILFVKADLKNCISVRETLDTFCELSGQKVSLNKSKVYFSPNTSLETRKELSEVLGIHSTPNLGKYLGFPIKHPGSSSQDFNFVVERVQNKLQGWKASLLSMAGRVVIAQSVLSTIPAYVMQGGLAGCGGLLRDSKGHWIVSFVKSTCANSSIAAELLALREGLSLCVERDCHAVEIELDASAAISLVACNVNSYGDLSGLVDDCKELLLRLSQAKLSHYSREANFCADALAKMGSFPQICP